A genomic segment from Ptychodera flava strain L36383 chromosome 8, AS_Pfla_20210202, whole genome shotgun sequence encodes:
- the LOC139138578 gene encoding Na(+)/citrate cotransporter-like codes for MDGENPEKQRHPSRLKAVLSFKKTAIFIITPILLAPLPFHIPEQEALAAYVALILAVYWIFEVVPLAVTALLPIILFPLLGILDSKTTCSNYFKDTNVLFVGGLIVAVAVERWNLHKRIALRVLLLVGSKPKWIMFGFMVTTAFLSMWISNTATTAMMVPVAKAVVTQLCDHDDKTNKSAKATATRKASSDPKARWPQEVSAGNMEERNPMIQNGDVEMETKFDEVEMNEIQVMPPGGEAGGLAEVTENYTGEDDANDLHKQETKKRDENLQKGIFLCVAYAANIGGTGTLTGTNPNLVLAGQVESLYGREAGVNFGTWFGYAFPGMVITLFTCWFLLDFMYLDLKNDITSCFKGICGSRERLEKDDCKDKSESVKRIFREQYDELGPTSWAEIAVSCHFGILALLWLTRDPGFVPGWGQYFEEGYVTDATAAMMVAVSLFVFPSRKPNIFCCRDGAGSVPAILDWKSVNDTLPWSVVILLGGSFALADGIKTSGLTDWIGEQMTSLASIPPIAVAMAGVLVVAIFTEITSNTATATIFLPVLGKLGEAVRVNPLYLMLPACLTCSFAFMLPIATPPNAIAFSYGVLSVMDMVKAGTPMTIIAIFLALLNTNIMGVALFDVTTYPDWADSSVAATAPSNVTGVPCVTNMLPTVLVSNV; via the exons ATGGACGGTGAAAACCCAGAAAAGCAAAGGCACCCAAGTCGGTTGAAGGCAGTCTTGTCGTTCAAGAAAACGGCCATTTTCATCATCACACCGATATTGCTAGCTCCTTTGCCGTTCCACATACCTGAACAA GAGGCGCTTGCTGCGTATGTAGCTCTCATATTGGCCGTCTACTGGATCTTTGAGGTCGTCCCCTTGGCCGTGACCGCTCTGCTTCCCATCATCCTCTTCCCCTTGCTAGGAATTCTCGACTCCAAGACAACCTGCAGCAACTATTTCAAAGACACCAATGTCTTGTTCGTCGGCGGCTTGATCGTGGCTGTTGCAGTGGAGAGATGGAACTTGCACAAACGAATCGCTCTGCGAGTGTTGCTATTGGTTGGATCGAAACCGAAATG GATCATGTTTGGCTTCATGGTAACGACAGCATTTTTATCGATGTGGATCAGCAACACTGCAACGACCGCCATGATGGTACCCGTTGCTAAGGCTGTGGTGACACAACTGTGCGACCACGATGATAAG ACTAATAAATCTGCAAAAGCAACGGCAACTAGGAAGGCATCTTCGGACCCCAAGGCAAGATGGCCGCAAGAAGTGTCAGCTGGTAATATGGAGGAGAGAAACCCTATGATTCAAAATGGTGACGTCGAAATGGAGACAAAGTTCGACGAAgttgaaatgaatgaaattcaAGTTATGCC TCCGGGTGGCGAGGCAGGTGGTCTCGCTGAAGTCACAGAAAACTACACGGGAGAGGACGATGCAAACGATCTTCATAAACAGGAAACGAAGAAACGAGacgaaaatttacaaaaagggATATTTCTGTGCGTGGCATACGCTGCTAACATCGGCGGTACCGGCACACTCACCGGGACAAATCCGAATCTTGTCCTCGCTGGTCAAGTTGAAAG TTTGTACGGTCGTGAAGCTGGCGTGAATTTCGGAACTTGGTTCGGTTATGCATTCCCCGGCATGGTTATCACCTTGTTCACGTGCTGGTTTCTCCTTGACTTCATGTACTTGGACTTGAA GAATGACATTACTAGTTGCTTCAAAGGTATCTGTGGATCCCGAGAGAGATTAGAAAAAGATGACTGCAAAGATAAGTCGGAGTCTGTGAAACGAATTTTCCGAGAACAGTATGACGAACTTGGACCAACATC ATGGGCGGAAATTGCTGTTTCGTGTCACTTTGGGATTTTAGCTCTACTGTGGCTCACCAGAGATCCCGGATTTGTTCCCGGTTGGGGGCAGTATTTTGAAGAAGG GTATGTGACAGACGCTACCGCTGCGATGATGGTGGCTGTATCTTTGTTCGTGTTTCCCAGTAGGAAGCCAAACATTTTCTGTTGTAGAG ATGGCGCAGGCTCAGTACCGGCCATTCTCGACTGGAAGTCTGTCAACGATACTCTACCGTGGAGCGTTGTCATATTACTTGGTGGCAGTTTTGCCCTAGCTGATGGAATCAAG ACATCTGGTTTGACTGATTGGATAGGTGAGCAGATGACCAGCCTGGCCTCTATACCGCCGATAGCCGTTGCTATGGCTGGTGTACTGGTGGTGGCAATATTTACAGAAATTACCAGCAATACAGCCACGGCGACTATATTCCTGCCGGTTCTTGGAAAACTA GGCGAAGCCGTTCGCGTAAATCCACTGTATCTTATGCTTCCGGCGTGCCTAACTTGCTCTTTCGCTTTCATGTTACCAATAGCAACGCCGCCGAATGCTATCGCATTTTCGTATGGCGTCCTGTCTGTGATGGATATG GTGAAAGCCGGCACACCGATGACAATTATCGCCATCTTTTTGGCTCTGCTGAACACCAATATCATGGGTGTTGCATTATTCGATGTCACCACTTATCCAGACTGGGCGGACTCGTCTGTTGCTGCAACTGCGCCCTCTAACGTCACTGGTGTACCATGTGTGACCAATATGCTGCCGACAGTACTGGTTTCAAACGTGTAG